aacctactacaaaaataataataaatacatttcccagtgctgctgggcaatgtcccgccttcttgacttgtatctatcattgattctttCTGAAttctttaaacctgccccaactactgagtgacagcgcattcctacatttctattggagactctgcttgcgagatttaaaacgagattacaatcaggatggaggcttgctagcgggatttaaagctgttacagttaagatacagaggatttagaacagaattgtggtgaaatataCAAACATgactacacacaaaaaccccagaagaatgtgcctgtgaccatagggatttcgttgtggaagacagcaaaggaaagaaggtacaacttaagtgtgcaagtactgtcgagctactatacatattttgacacaaaaaaatgctcaagcatttttgaaagtaaccgaaaacactaatttcatacagtatatcaaaaacaaaagccccgaaaaaaaaacaatttacataaaactcgaaaatagctaaaaataagcaccaaaaaatacaattaataaaacctgaaaacagaagcatagctaattctcagaaatgatgTTCCTTTTTTGTCCAGCGGGGACCACAAAGAGCGTTACTCTCATCGACCAGTATAGAGAGAGGAAACTGTACTTgcttgtgccaatagggaccacaggAAACCAAACATTTTCAGAACTCAAGCtcaaaatctcagaatgaggatgatgaagatgaatgatggctcgaaaaaatctcaaaaatataagtctggagaattctcagctggctgacttcatcttacATAATACTACTTGTCCCAACTAATTGTGTAGCACAACAGGCTTGTAAAACTGAATGTTGTAGGTTTAAATCCCACATATGctggacatttttttatttatataaattttttttttttgcaggcaaatgttgcattttaaaacagaaataaatcatttaatataaattatatagatgtcacaataagtgtgttccctagaatatttccatgttgataaaacaagttaattgtcattaaaattgGATGTCCTGTATAATACATGTGCATGGATAAAAGTGCTTGGGgtcttcaatttatttatttatttatttgcctgcGATGTGTGtgactagtccattttaaaatatcaataaatcatttaatatccATGATACAGACGACAAAATAAGTGCATTCCCCAGTATTCCCCAGCGGGGTGTgttatacgcatcatacacatgggaggggtcatacgcaaaaaacactatcATAAAAGACGTATCCTCTCAACTCAACAccgcacgaccagcatgacagtaaacatagacacaatgaaaccttcttacctttgtataccagTAAGTTAGTGATGAGCAGTTGTGTGAGCTGCACAAAGAGCACAGAGTGTGGTTTTCATTAACTCTACTGTccataataattttttttaattttttttttatgagtaaatatcgggacttcttcctatgcatcgggacgcgggacatttgttaggaaatcgggactgtccccaccatatagggactgttggcatgtatgcaaaCATGCAATTTGTGAAAAACAGAAAGAAGTTGTTTGTTTGAATTGTTTGGCAaagatttaaaatagaaaacacCTCGTAAGCTTTTCAATTGGACTATCAGTATAGAGGATGTGTATAATACACAGCAATCTGGTTAACTTTTTACAGTCAACACAATAATCTGGGCAGGAGAGAGTACTTGTTCTGTACCTCGCCAAGATATTGCAGCTGACGATTTTATTTACCTTCACTTcatattgatttttgtttgtaTTGCAAATAACAAATAGCATACAGAAGGGGAAGCGCTTTCCAGTTTCATAAACCTTGGTTAATCTGTTTTCTTctgctttttttggtttttcttcACAATTTTGTCATTACTGTTAAATCAGTAGGTACTGTATGTGTCTATTGAAAATCACTTTATATACTTATGCAGTACACTTCACAACAAAGGGTAATACTTTAATCTCCTGTGCTGTGATTGCACTTACTGTATGTATACCAGGATAAGGAGAATTCAATGCTGCTCTGCAGTAAATTACCACATCAGGCCTAGATCAGTTTGTAGATGTTATAAGAAAAAAACCTCTTAATTTCCTCCACAGATGAGCATGCAGGAGTATGAGCTGCTTCAGGATGAGGATGAGGGCGTTCTCCGCAAGTACCGGAAGCAGTGTATGCAGGAAATGCACCAGCGGCTGAGCTTCGGGCCCAAGTTTGGTTGCCTGTATGAGCTAGAGAGCGGGGAGCAGTTCCTGGATGTCATCGAGAAGGAGCACAGGCTGACGATGGTGGTGGTCCACATCTATGAGGACAAAGTGAAGGGCTGTGATGCCTTGAACAATTGCATCACCTGCCTGGCTATGGAGTACCCCACTGTGAAGTTCTGCAAGATCAAGGCCTCCGACACGGGGGCAGGCGACCGCTTCTCGGACAGTGTGCTGCCCGCCCTTCTGGTCTACAAGGCAGGGGAGCTGGTGGGCAACTTCCTGAGCATCTCCGAGCATCTGAACGAGGAGTTTTTTGCAGTGGATGTAGAATCCTTTTTAAACGAGTATGGCTTGCTGCCAGAGAAAGAGTTTGGGGCCTGTCAGAATGCACAGGAGGATGTTGAATAAAATGGACGTGTTAGGGGATAGTTagagaatacattttatttatacttCTCAGTAGCATTCTATAGAGGGGGTCTCAACTGTCCCTGGCTCCTTTCTAAAAAGGTAAAGTGTTGTCTTCAAGTAGGGCAACCACAACCAAATTTACTATTGGATTCAAATGTTACTGACCCATCAGCGCCCTATGAATTACATCCTGGTTTAAATCATTGGAATCCAAGAATACTTTTAATCTATTTAACAACATACAGCATGTGCTACCTTCAACAAGTCCAACATTCATTATTTTCTGAATTGTTTATATTACATAGCAACAActgacttttaaaaaaacaaacatctacaTTGAAAAGGTGCAGAGTAActatccaggccattttaattaGTATTTAACTATTGTTCCTTAACATTATCCACTAGATTCACTTGTGGAACCTGAAGAGattttgtaaaattaatattgtattttgatTAAGATAATGGAAGCACTTGGAGATTAGATGTACTTCTTAGATGCTTTGAAATATGAAACATACTACTacaatgttttgtaattaaatagTTTATGCATTATTTATATGCATACAACATTGGAGTACAGCTATACCAATGAAAAAGATCATTGTATTAAAACAGCTACAAGTTTAACTTTGACACTGCCATTATCACATATGGATATTTGTTGTGAATGTTCTGTAACTCTTCAGTGCTTGGCAGTCAAATTAAAAAGTACTTCAAAACCATTCTTTGATTggatcattttgttgtttattcTGCAGTGCCATTTTATACCTACATATGAACTTTCCAGTCTTTCCTCTTTAGTACTGCTTTATCTGAACCTTACTAGTTGGCATTACCTGTTATGTGCAACATCCTGCTGTAATTTAGACTCCCAACGTATTACTATTCTATTCAAATGTGTCAATATACATAGGTATGTGTAGTATAGGTAAGCACAAATAAAAGTAGTAATATACAGAAGCTTGACTTTGGGGTGCATCCACCTGTAATATAGCTCCCAATGTAGTGCTAAAGTTTGGTATTAGCACAACACAAGCAAGGTCAACGCAATGCTTCTATTGTCATTAGTCATAAAGGGGCTCTGTTTAAGCTTGTGTGCGTATCAAATAGTTaataaagttttgcatcacctagaactttttgagacataatttagatattttatttaacaacatgtaatcaaagatgCCATAGCTGTATACACTAACAGTGCATATAGCTAATCTCTTACAGCTGAATGTTGAGAGGCCACACACGAGTTTAGTTGAAATAAAGTTACTGTTATCAATCCTTATTTCTCTACTAAACAAGAAAGTCCATTTCCTCAGAGTTGTTATCAATATTATAAATGGGTTTTTTTTCCCTCTATTAAACAGTAATAGATGAAAAGCATAGTGGTATAATCCAACTACAAAATGTTTATTACCTAGATAAAGTTGATAAGACACAGCTTTCTTTAATATCTCTGTAACCCCAAATTGAACCACCATCCCAGTGAAAGTGGTAAAACATCCTTAACTATAGCCTCAtaagaaataaatgtgtgttggCTCATAACACAACCAGGAATTGAATTATAACAGAGGTGCTTAACCATTTAGAGCAAATGGGTGATGTCTGAAGACAGGCAGTAAAATATACTTGACAATTATCATTACTAATAATGATTTGTATTTCTAAAAACAGACATTTCCTATTATTATCTGCAGTTCTATAGGTGCTATAAATGGGAGACTTGTAGTCTGGCACCAAAACTGAATGCCAGGGTCTCACAGTggttaaaacagtttttaaaaatagagATTAGAAATTAAAATCAGTCAAAACACATTTTAGACATCTGAAGTTAACTGTGTGGGAAATGGTGCCCTTTAAGTATTTATGTACTAGTTTAAAGTCTGTCCCtggaggatttatttatttattatttgtttatttagcagacacctttatccaaggcaatttacagagactagggtgtgtgaactatgcatcagctgcattgacaCTTACAagtacatctcacctgaaagacggagcacaaggaagttaagtgacttgctcagggtcacacaatgagtcagctgaggggggatttgaaccggggacctcctggttataagcccggttctttaaccactggaccacacagcctccagacaTAAAAGCCAATCCACGAGTAACTAGGTGTCAGCACCATCACAGCCAAATGTTTTTGTTAACAACAGCTCTTATTCTGTAGCTAAGGAATAATTAAAGCTACAGGTAAAGCTTTGATGTCAGCAATTTTCACACTTGGGAAGGGAAGGTACGGTCCAGACTGCAATCCTTCACCGTGATAACTCTGCTGCACGCAAACCCACCTCTCAAGAGACTGTGATGACTTAAAAACAGGATGAAACAGCCTCCTATTTCCTTTAAATGGTAAAGTCATGAAAGGGGTTACAAAGGAGTTACATAACATGAAGGCAAGGCACAAATTATCATAAATGTGCGCagacatcttttttttgttgtttgtttgtttgaagaaGTCTAGTTTAAGCATAAACCTGGAACATGCATtgccatgtatttattttcaggaAGTCTCATTTATACTGTATTGGATGATATAATGCTTCACTCCATACAGCTGTTTGACCTCAGTACTTTGGCCATTCCCAGTCCTGAACTAAACACA
The sequence above is drawn from the Acipenser ruthenus chromosome 12, fAciRut3.2 maternal haplotype, whole genome shotgun sequence genome and encodes:
- the LOC117416605 gene encoding phosducin-like; translation: MSRSVDEELDELPATNTGPKGVINDWRKFKLESEDHESIPPSKRELLRQMSSPYQSNSKETAIQRRLSRKMSMQEYELLQDEDEGVLRKYRKQCMQEMHQRLSFGPKFGCLYELESGEQFLDVIEKEHRLTMVVVHIYEDKVKGCDALNNCITCLAMEYPTVKFCKIKASDTGAGDRFSDSVLPALLVYKAGELVGNFLSISEHLNEEFFAVDVESFLNEYGLLPEKEFGACQNAQEDVE